One stretch of Leadbetterella byssophila DSM 17132 DNA includes these proteins:
- a CDS encoding M20 family metallo-hydrolase, giving the protein MIEFSPVAFLQKLISTPSFSREEDGVCQLFINLFEEKNIPFERVKNNLWTKNKFFDPQKPSILLNSHYDTVKPNAGYTKNPFEPEIHGDILYGLGSNDAGGPLVSLAATFFHFYHREDLAYNLIFAISAEEEISGKDGIEYLLKYLPPCELAIIGEPTLMQMAIAEKGLMVLDCKATGKAGHAAREEGINAIYKALEDVQWFKDFEFPKLSETLGKVKMSVTQIQAGTQHNVVPDVCTFVVDVRATDAYSLEETLDIIKQNVRSEVTPRSIRLQPSGIPLDHPIVKKGIALGLGTYGSPTLSDQALIPFTSIKIGPGDSARSHTADEYIHISEILEGVRIYIELLEGLRL; this is encoded by the coding sequence ATGATAGAATTTTCACCTGTTGCATTTCTTCAGAAACTGATTTCCACTCCTTCCTTCAGTAGAGAAGAAGATGGAGTTTGTCAGTTATTTATCAACTTGTTTGAAGAAAAAAACATCCCCTTTGAACGTGTCAAAAATAATCTGTGGACCAAAAACAAATTCTTTGATCCACAGAAACCAAGTATCCTACTAAACTCACATTATGACACCGTTAAACCCAATGCAGGATATACTAAAAACCCCTTCGAGCCCGAGATTCATGGGGATATATTGTATGGGCTAGGTAGCAATGATGCGGGAGGTCCCTTAGTATCTTTGGCTGCCACGTTTTTCCATTTCTACCATAGAGAAGATTTGGCTTATAACTTGATCTTTGCCATTTCTGCAGAAGAGGAGATCTCAGGAAAAGATGGAATAGAGTATTTATTGAAATATTTGCCTCCCTGCGAACTAGCCATAATTGGAGAACCCACCCTAATGCAAATGGCCATTGCAGAAAAAGGCTTAATGGTGCTAGACTGCAAAGCCACTGGTAAAGCCGGACATGCCGCGAGAGAAGAAGGGATCAATGCCATCTACAAAGCGCTAGAAGATGTCCAGTGGTTCAAAGACTTCGAATTCCCAAAGCTATCAGAAACCCTGGGAAAGGTAAAAATGTCTGTAACTCAGATACAGGCCGGCACCCAACACAATGTAGTTCCGGACGTCTGCACCTTTGTGGTGGACGTGAGGGCAACTGACGCCTATTCTTTAGAAGAAACTTTGGACATTATTAAACAAAATGTAAGATCTGAGGTTACTCCTAGATCTATCCGACTGCAACCTTCCGGCATTCCTTTGGACCATCCCATTGTAAAAAAAGGAATAGCATTGGGACTAGGGACCTACGGCTCCCCTACTTTATCAGATCAAGCACTAATTCCCTTTACCAGTATCAAGATAGGACCGGGTGATTCTGCCCGCTCACATACTGCAGATGAATACATACATATCTCCGAAATCCTCGAAGGTGTCCGTATATATATTGAACTGCTGGAAGGCCTGAGGCTTTGA